The Nitrospiria bacterium genomic sequence ACCTGCAACCATACTCATTTCTTCCCTTCCGCAAGTCTTTCTTCTTGATGAATTTACCTAAAGGTTAATGGCATTTTTCTTGCATTTTTTTAGGGGTAAGAGGTTGTGGTTTTTTGAAGGAAACCTATTAACCCTCTCAGAAAGAGGGGAAGGGGAGGCAAGTAAAAAAGGAGGTGCGCCATGGCACTGTCAGATTTTTGCAAGGGACCTGTAATTACTGCATCTCCGGAAGAGAGTGTGTTGCATGCTTCAATCTTGATGCGGGATAATAAAATTGGATCTGTGGTGATCACCAAAGATGAAAGGCCCATTGGTATTTTGACAGACCGGGATATCGTGATGCGGTTAATGACGGATAGCAAAGAAGGATTCAACACAAAAATCCAGGAGGTGATGACCAAAAATCCTTATGTGGTTCCGGAAGGGATTGGCATTTGGGACCTGATTAAGAGGATGAAGAAATATGCTGTGCGGCGCTTTCCGGTTGTTTCCGGTGAAGGTAAAATTGTTGGGATGATTACAATGGATGACCTCATTGAGTTAATGGGCGAGGAGTTGTCCGGCCTGGGTCATACCATTTCTCAAGAAGTGGGCCACGGTGAAATGAAAGCCGCCTAAGGATTAATGGTCTTTGGAGGAAAAGAGGAGTTTTTTTCCTCCATTTTTTTTGAAAAGCGAGGAGAGAGAAAAGGAGAGTGATTTTGACTCAAACCAATTTTTTTAGCCAAGCAAAGACCCAAAAAACGATTTTTCCTGATAAAAATAAGATAGGTGGGATCATGTGGAGAAGTTTTATTTTTCTTTTTTTTGCAGCCAATTTTTTAGTGGTTGGTGGATGCGGGGAAGATGAAACCATCATTGTGGAGGTTGATAAACCCTTTAATGAAAATAAACTCAACGTGAAAATTACAAGGGTCGTGATACCCAGCAGCGATCGGAAACCGGTGGTGTCCTTTGAGCTAACGGATGAAGCAGGAAATGCCCTGGATCGTGATGGGATTTCTACATCAGGGGCTGTGCGAACCCGTTTTCTCATTGCACGAATCGAAGACGGGGAACGGCAATATACCAGCTATATCACACGCAATTCAACAAGCTCTATCACGGGGAATTCTGCTCTTCAAGCCAACTCTGAATCCAATGAGGGAACCTACACTGCACTGGGAAACGGTATTTATACTTATACCTTTGATATTGCTCTTCCTTTGACCTTTAACCCCGATATTACCCATACCGTGGGAATTTATGCGGATCGGCCTTTTCAAGGGAAAACATACATCTCCAATACTACCTTTGATTTCATCCCATCGGGAGGCGATGTCCGAATTGTTCGGGATATCGTCCGGTCAGAGGCTTGTAACAATTGCCATAATCCCTTGGGAGCCCATGGGGATTTCAGAAGGGATGTTAAGGTTTGTATCCTTTGTCATACGCCTCAGACCAGCGATCCGGATACCGGTCAAACCATGGATTTCAATGTGATGATTCACAAGATACATAGGGGGGCGGAGCTTCCCAGTGTTCAGGGGGGAACCCCCTACCAGATTATCGGATTTGGTTCCACTGTATTTGATTTTTCAACGGTGGAGTTTCCGCAGGATATTAGAAATTGTACCCAGTGCCATACCGGAGGGACACAAAGTGACCATTATAAGAATAAGCCTTCCAGGGCATCCTGCGGTTCTTGCCATGATGACGTGAATTTCTTAAGTGGGGCCAACCATGGGGGAGGCATTCAGTTGGATGATAATAACTGTTCTGCCTGCCACCTTTCTTCCACCGGTAAGGAATTTGATCTGTCGGTGGTTGGTTCCCATACGATTCCAGTCAAGTCCATCCAGGTTCCGGGATTGATTTTCAATATTGTCGGCGTAGAAAGCGCAGAGACCGGATTGAGCACGGTGGCCCCGGGAGAGCATCCGAAAGTCACGTTTAACATTAAAACCGGGACAGGAGGCTCCGTCCTCCCTTCTGAAATGAGGGTTCTCAGGTTAACTTTGGCCGGTCCCACGACAGACTATACAATCCAGGACTATAATAACGACGCATCCAAAACTCCCCCTGAGGAAGATTATAAACAGGAGGATCCCCGATCTTCTGCAATTGCAGATGGCTTGGGGAATTTCACCTATACGTTTGTGGGTCAAATTCCAACGGATGGCTCCGGTAGCTATGCCATCGGCGTGGAAGGATATCGGTGTGTGACGGTCCAGGGAATCAATTCAAGGAAAGGGGGGTTGAATTGTTCAGGAACCAGGGACCCCAATGGCAATGGCACAGAAGATCCCGGAGAGGTTTTTAATGAAGTCCGGGATGCCGGGGAAAATGTAGTCACTTATTTTCCAGTAACGGATTCAGTGGCAGTGCCGCGCCGGAAGGTTGTGGATACCTCCACCAAATGTGTCTCCTGCCATGGTATTTTCTCAAAGGATTTTTCCGTTCATGGCGGAACCCGAAATACCACGGAGTATTGTGCGCTCTGTCATAACGTCTCCCACGATACATTGGGGAGGCAGCCTTCTACGGAGGGTGTGGCGACGGTCACCAAATCCGTTGATTTCAGAGTGATGATCCATAAGATTCACCAAGGGGAAAATCTCACAAATTCCTATGTTCTCTACAGTTTTTCCTCCCAGCCCATCGATTTCAGCGAGGTCCTCTTTCCGGGAAATACACGGGATTGTGAATCCTGCCATTTAAGCGGAACCTATTCCCTAAAGTCCGGGGAAGGAATTTTGGGGACGGGGGTTTTGTCGACCCTCACACGAGAATTCATCCGGACGGGAACCACAAAAAATATCACCAATACATTTACAAGCCCCCCTGTGGTGACGGTCTGCACCGCCTGCCATGATCATGTGGACCCCGAAGTGGGGACCAATCACTTGGCGGGGGCCCAGCCTGAAAGTGATTGTGTCATTTGTCACGGAGAAGGAAAAGCCTTGGGGGCGGAGAATCCATCTGTTCATTTTCCTCCCCTTCCGCCGGAAAGGCGTATGGAACGTCCACAGGGATAAGAGAATGGGAAAATTTTCTTTTCTGGTTCCTCTGCTCCTCCTGTTCTTGTTGAGCTGCGCAGAATCGGGGGATGATGAGGGGCAGAACTTAGGGAATCTTTTTGAAGGTCCCGGTGGTATTATTGTGACACAGGCGGAACACCCTGAGGGTTGGGGACGTTCGGACTGTTTGATTTGTCATCCGGCAGAAGAAATCCATCGTGTTAATCGAACAGGTGAAGGAACACTTCCCCTTGAGGATATCAGGGAACTTGCCCTGAGGGCAGGCGTAGGGGGGTGCTCGGTATGCCATGGGGACAACGGGGTTACCGAATAATTGGGAAAAAGATTTTTAAAAATCGGTTTGATTGCCTTTATCTTACTCTTTTCCAAAACGGGGGAAGCCAACGGCGAAGAAGAGATGCTAATGCCTCAGGGTCCTTCCGTCGTTGGAAACTTCACTCTTGCCTTCCAGGCCAATAGCCCTCTCATCCGTTCCAATGGAAACCGGGAAAAGGTCCATCCCTTTTACCAATACCTGGAGCTCAATGCGGTTAGTCCGAAAGAGGGTCTTTCCTTTAACAGTTATTCAAGAGGAAGGCAGGTTTTTAGCGGAGAAGAACGCTCCTTTGATGCGTATTACGCTTTCCTGGAATATAGAAATGGTGGGGGAACAGTCGATGTCCGGTTAGGCAGGCAGATTCTAACAGAGGGGACCAATTATTACCTGGTGGATGGAGGTTTGGTTAAATTTCGCCCCACGCAAGACATAGAAATCTTGGCTTATGCAGGGTACCAGGATCGAGATACCCACCCAGACCCTGAAGCTCCCTTAATCAGCTCATCCATATATGGGGTCAAATTAAAATCCAGTGAATTTCTCGATTCGATTATTTCGTTGGGATATGAAAGGATCAATCCCCAGGATTTTGGCTCAAGGGATTTTCTTCATTTATCATTGAACAGACTGGTTCCGTTTACCGAGTCTGCGGACTTTTATACACGGGGGGAAATCGATGTAGGGGAGGGAGATCTTGCACTTTTGACCACGGGGGTGGGAATG encodes the following:
- a CDS encoding CBS domain-containing protein, which translates into the protein MALSDFCKGPVITASPEESVLHASILMRDNKIGSVVITKDERPIGILTDRDIVMRLMTDSKEGFNTKIQEVMTKNPYVVPEGIGIWDLIKRMKKYAVRRFPVVSGEGKIVGMITMDDLIELMGEELSGLGHTISQEVGHGEMKAA
- a CDS encoding OmcA/MtrC family decaheme c-type cytochrome; its protein translation is MWRSFIFLFFAANFLVVGGCGEDETIIVEVDKPFNENKLNVKITRVVIPSSDRKPVVSFELTDEAGNALDRDGISTSGAVRTRFLIARIEDGERQYTSYITRNSTSSITGNSALQANSESNEGTYTALGNGIYTYTFDIALPLTFNPDITHTVGIYADRPFQGKTYISNTTFDFIPSGGDVRIVRDIVRSEACNNCHNPLGAHGDFRRDVKVCILCHTPQTSDPDTGQTMDFNVMIHKIHRGAELPSVQGGTPYQIIGFGSTVFDFSTVEFPQDIRNCTQCHTGGTQSDHYKNKPSRASCGSCHDDVNFLSGANHGGGIQLDDNNCSACHLSSTGKEFDLSVVGSHTIPVKSIQVPGLIFNIVGVESAETGLSTVAPGEHPKVTFNIKTGTGGSVLPSEMRVLRLTLAGPTTDYTIQDYNNDASKTPPEEDYKQEDPRSSAIADGLGNFTYTFVGQIPTDGSGSYAIGVEGYRCVTVQGINSRKGGLNCSGTRDPNGNGTEDPGEVFNEVRDAGENVVTYFPVTDSVAVPRRKVVDTSTKCVSCHGIFSKDFSVHGGTRNTTEYCALCHNVSHDTLGRQPSTEGVATVTKSVDFRVMIHKIHQGENLTNSYVLYSFSSQPIDFSEVLFPGNTRDCESCHLSGTYSLKSGEGILGTGVLSTLTREFIRTGTTKNITNTFTSPPVVTVCTACHDHVDPEVGTNHLAGAQPESDCVICHGEGKALGAENPSVHFPPLPPERRMERPQG